The Caulobacter vibrioides sequence CCCAAGATCGCCCGCCGGCTCGCCCGCGCCGTAGTCAACGGTCATCGAGGTCAGCGACGTTTCCTCGCCTGCGGCCTTGCGCAGAACGGATTCCAGTTGGGCGGCGAGGCTCATATCCATGGACTTCAACTAGTCCTGTCGCCGGAAAAGAAAAAGGGGCGGCGAGAAATCCCGCCGCCCCATTAAGGCGAATGCTCGAGGAAACAGCCAGACTGGGCCGGAGAAACAGCGGCCCGCAACGCGCCTGGTACTAGAGGTAAAGCGATAGGTGTTCCTACTTAGCCGCGACCTTGGCCGAGGCGTTGCAGCGGGTCAGGTCGTCAGCGTCCAGCGACTTGGTTTCGCCGCCGAAGGCCGAGACGCGGCCCACTTCCTTGGCGAGCGCCTTGCAGGCGGCCGCAGTGAGGGCTCGCGAGGGGGCTTGAGCCGAGACGCACTCGGCGCCCTCGCAGACAAAGACAGCGCCGCCGGCGACGACCTTGGTCTTGGCCGCGACAGGCGCATCCAGCGCAGCGGCGATGCGACCGTCGGCGAAGGCCGAACCCGCGAACATGGAAACAGACAGGGCGGCGACAGCCGCCAGCGAACGGAGCTTCATGTGAGAGCCCTCCGGCTTTGGGGAAGTTGCGGTCAGATCGAGGATCGGTGAAACGCGTGTACTGGCCGCTCGACCCCGGGGATGGCAGCGCCGGTATCCCCACCGGTGCTTCGGGTCCGAACTAAGCATCGCTTAGATATCAGTGATAAGAAATTGCGCAAGCTCAATTTCGCTTGCGCGTCGCATTTTCGGAAAACGCAGGTTTCTAGCGAAACACGGCCCGACTCGCGCGGAAACGGCGAGCCGTTACAGGCCGAGGATGGAGTCGATGCGGCTTTCGGCCTTGGCGTGGATGGCGCGCTCTTCGACCATGCCCTTGGCGCGCGCGTAGCGGCCGTCCTTGCCGACGCGGCGCTGGATGCCCTCGGCGGTGAGAACCGGGCCCGGACCAGCGGGATCGGTAAAGGCGCTCATCACCGCGGCCATGGTCGCGCCGATGAACGCGGCGGCCACCGGCCCGATCGCGCCGACCCAGCCCTCGCCGAAGATGGTCTGCAGACGATCGATCAGCAGCTCGCGGTTCGGCTGCTTCTCCATCACCCCGATCATCCAGAGGACGGAGCCCTCGACGATGGCGGCCAGCAGCACCGGCAGGATCACGCCCAGAACCCGCGGCCGGACGAACAGTCCGAGCGCTGCGCCGATGATCGCGAAGGCGGCCATGGTGATCATGCGCCGAGGATAGACCCGTTCTGGTCAAGGACCGGTTAAGGCCCGTTCCGCAGGGGCACGATTGGCCGGGGCGGGCGGGCGCGCTTTAGTCGCCGCTATTAAAGAGAACAATGCGCGCAGGGAGGCTTGACCATGGACTTCCGACTGTCACCGGAACTTTCGGCCTATCTCGAAGAGCTCGACGCCTTCATCGAGAA is a genomic window containing:
- a CDS encoding CC_3452 family protein — protein: MKLRSLAAVAALSVSMFAGSAFADGRIAAALDAPVAAKTKVVAGGAVFVCEGAECVSAQAPSRALTAAACKALAKEVGRVSAFGGETKSLDADDLTRCNASAKVAAK